Part of the Priestia aryabhattai genome, ACAGAGTCTTTATTTTGTCCAGTTAAAAGGTTACACAATAAAAAGCTACCTCGGCAGTGGAAGCGAGGCAGCTTTTCGTCAGGGTTCACACGTATAAAACGAATTAAAACGTATTCAAAGAAATTATATCATATTTTACCAATAAATATATATTTTCTTATTTTGCATATGTATAAAAGGTGCGCTTTTATACATTTTTCTGCTACTTAAGCCTTGGATAATCAGCGTTATATCAAGGATGTATAAAAAGCTGCATAAACGAGAAACAAGGACCTCATCAGAACCCTTTTCCCAATAGGGGTTCTCTTTTTTATGTCTTCCGGAAAGAGACATTATGTTAACTAATTTTGTATATTGTATACAGACTAAAAACAGAAAAAACTCCCTGTTGTGGTAGGTTGTTTTTTCTGTTTTTTTGAATGGACAATAAATCCAATAACTGGTATTTCTATTTATATTTTTAATCACCTTTCTTGTACTTACTCCAAAACTTAAACAGTTGAATAAAGTAGAAGGTAGAAAATATGTCTAGGAGGTTATGTTTTGGAATATCAAGACTTTAATTCTGAAGAACAACTTGAGTTTGTAAACCTTGGGGATGAAAGACAACCATATAGCCATTACCCATATCCAAGGCCGAGACCAAGACCATATTATCCATACTATTACCCACCATATTACTATCCACGTCCACGGCCATATTATCCGTATTATCCACCATATTATTATCCATATCCATATTACCCTTGGTACGGATATGGCGGAGGTTATTGAAAAGAATCTCATTCATAGTAATTAAAAGGAGTCGCATATGCGACTCCTAAAATCAGTAAAAATACAGTGAATGTTTTTCGTGTTTATGCTTCAAGTGGGATATAGGTGATCTTATAAATGAAAAATACATAGTATTAATCTGTATAAAAAATAAAAATATAACTTTTTATTTTTACATCCTTCTATTTTAAATAAATAAATACCAAGCACCCTGGGAATCATTGATCCCCAGGGTGCTTGGTTCTGATAATGTTGATTATGTTAACTAACTTTGTATATTATATACAGCTTAAAAAACAGAAAAAACTATCTCATGCGAATAAGATAGTTCTTCTGGTGAATGCTCTAAATAGATGTATTTGACACCTTACAGTGCCTTGAGTAGTTTGCTCTAGAGATATAATTCTATTCATTTAGATAAAAAATAGGTTATTGTTTAGGACAAGTTATTCTTAAAGTACATATGATGTAGTATGTAGCGACTCATAATATCTTTTTCTATAGTCATGTTCTTATTTTAAGAACATGGCATTTTTTATATTGTTTCCGGTAAAGTTCATTATGTTAACTAAAGATGTATATTATATGCAGCTTAAAAAAAGAAAAAACTACCTTTGCAAAGAGGGAGGTAGTTTTTCTCTTTAATCATGTGGGATTTTTGATGCTTTAAAGCATCTTGAGTAGTTTGCTCAAAGTCCTAACTTTTATTCTTTTTTATTATGATTGGATGCTTGTCCATTTCGGTTTCATTTTCTCTACATAAAATATAGTACCTCTGCGAAAAGGAGGTGAATAGTATGATCAATGGCTTAATTCAATTTATTCAAGCTATATTAGAAAGTGTAATTAATTTGGTAAACTCACTTCTTACGGTAGTTACTGATAATTTGGAAGAAGTAATTAATGCTTTAGTTCAATTACTTCAATCTCTGATACAATCTATCACTGCTTTTCTTAATGCACTTATCCCTATAATTGGTGAGGTTTTAGAGGGAGTAGTCACTACATTACTCCAATTCTTCCAATCTGTTGTACAAGCTCTTATTGATTTACTTGGTTCACTTCTTTCCCTTTTATAGTAGGAAAAGCACTATTTATAAGATAAATTTTGTTGTACTCATGGATAAAGCTCGTTGAATTAGCATAATTCTCCGAGCTTTATCTTCTTATAATTTTGATTATGTTAACTACCTTTGTATATCATATACAGTCTGAAAACAGAAAAAACTACCCTATGCTAGGCAGTTTTTCTCAATTAGTATCTATAACCATCAGTGTAGAAGTCGTCTCTTGGATAACAACGGCGAACCCATCTACATTCTTGAACCCAACGACAGCGAGGAGGATGAGGGTGATGATAAGGTTGGTGGTAAGGCTGTTGATAGGACTGAGGTTGTTGTTGTCTGTAAAAAGTATCGTAATGAGAAAATTGTTGTAGATCGTTAGGATTTATTTCAGGTTGGTAATGATAATACAAGGTAATCTCTCCTTTGTCTTTTCTCCAATACACTATATGTTTAAAGAAAGAATCGATATGGACTTATACCTAGAAAAACGAGCCTGACTTTAGGTATTTAAACTAAACAATGTAGGTAATGCTTGAAAATCTTCATTTTTATATAAATTTAATTAAAAACAGAAAAAAACAATCCGTGGGAGGTGGATTGTTTTTTTCTCAAGAAAAGATCAGGCTTATAGTTCCTAATTATATTTTATATTCCCCCTATAAACCCTTGATATTACTCAATTTATAGAGGGAGCTCTGTATATCGTATACATTAAGAAAACAAGAAAGAAAGCTGCCAGGGAGGACAGCCTTCTTTCTTAATACAAGGTTGCAGTGGAAGACGCCGTTCAAGCATCTTGAGTAGTTTGCTCAAAATATCCAAGATATTATTCATGATGGACGATTCACCTATAAATGAGTGGGTGAATATAGTGTAATTAGGATAAATGATGCCTTTATATACCTCTTTCTTGAAATTCTTCATTTGTTATAAAAGTCTAATTTTATTACAAAATACAAACTATGTTTTTTATACCAACAGATAAAGCCTTTGGTTAGTATCTCCAAAGGCTTTATCTATTCATTCAAATTTTCCTCAATATAAAGTTATAAAAAATTATCGTAAAAGGGAGTGTTTATATGTCTAAGGATGCTACATGTGGATTTGGATCTAGTTTTGCTTTAGTCGTTGTATTGTTTATACTTTTAATTATTATTGGATGCTGTTCTTACGGTGGCGGCTATGGTAGTCGTCATGGTTATTGTTAGTAAATCGTTGATGCTTCTTGCTTTGATGGTGATTTCTAATAAAAACAATTAAAAGAAAAAGTCCTTATTTATTAAAATAGGACTTCTTTTATTTTATTGCTAATAATTTTGATTATATAAAGTAGGATTGTATTCTTTATACAAATAAAAAGACTGATCTATGAAAGAGTAGATCAGCCTTTTAGTGAAGAGGAAGGTATTGCAAGTAACTGGTGGTGGCAGCATATGCAAATAAGAACGAAACTGTACTTTTAATACAATAATATTTAAATTATATTACTACCTAGAAAGTATATTATGGTAACTAAGGTTGTATAGCGTATACAGCTTAAAAAATAGAAAAACCAACCTCTGAGTCCTAAAGGTTGGTTTTTCTGCTCTATTGCTAAAGGATTTTCGTAGATGCCTCACGGCGTCTTGTGTAGTTTGCTCAAGATATAAATCTTTATTCTTATGTATGGACAATTATCCAATGTAATCATCCATGAGTATAGTAATTCATAACATGAAAGAGGTGTGTATATGAATTATTATCCTTATGATGATGGACGAAACCATCAGCAATTAGCTTGGCATGAAACACTCGAATTACATGAGTTAGCTGCCTTTCAAACTAATAGCCTAATTCAATTTAAAAAGGCAGTTAGAAAAATTCAAGATCGAGAACTAAAGAACTTATATTTAGAAGCTATCGAGGGAATACAAGGGAACCTTAATGAATTACTATCATTTTATGAGTATGGTCCGTATCCTGAAGAACATCATGTGGTGAGAAATGATGAGTCAGCTTTCTTTTCTGGAAGTTTATTGGGTTTTACAAAAACTTCTGTTCGTTCTTATGCTACAGCTATTACAGAAACAGCTACTCCATCGCTACATGAAATATTTAATCATCATTTACAAAAAGCTATTAACTTACACTATAAAGTCTTTACTTATATGTATCGAAAAGGCTATTATCTGGCTTATGATCTCACAAATCTCCGTATGAATGATGTTAAAAATGCAAAAAAAGCATTAAATATGCCTTATTAAAGAGCCATAAAATAAAGTGCTAAAAAATATAAACTACTTTTCATAAATCACATTATGTTAACTAAAAATGAATACTCTATACAGCCTGAAAATAGAAAAACAGTCCGTATTTTGCTTTTAAGATTGATATATAAAGTGAGATGTAAAACCCTCTCGACATTTATTCTTCTAAAGTAAGTTCGAAAATAAGCTGGTAATTACAGTCGGTTAAGTCGATTTCAATGATTTGAAAATCTTCCCCGTACCAATCCGTTTCAGTAATAATTAGTTTGGCCGTATTGAAATAAAATTCCTCCGAAAAATGGGGACGGAACGTAATTCCTACCTCTTTCCCTACGGTCTCATACTTTTTGAATTCTCGCAAATACAGTTCCGCATAGAACGGATGGTCTTTCCAAAAAGCTCTAGCGTTCTTTTCAATATGTGATTGGATATAGGTCTCACGCTCCTTAATGCTCATTTTTCTTATATGGCGAGGATAGTCTAAAATGTGACCCTCGATAAATGACCCCTTTTCATCACGAAAGAAATCACCATACAGCCCTTCAATCGAAAAATCCTCAATATGCGCTCTGATACCAAAATCCTCTTGTTCTTCTAGTTCTCGGTTAACAAGAATAGTAAGGACTTCTTTTTCGTTCTCAGCTTTAGCAATGGCAAAAAAGGACATCCCTGCATTGATAGCAAATAGTTTGGTCACATCGTGAACCCCCTGAATTTTAATTTGGTAATCTTTCCTATGATATTTGAATTTCCCGATATAGATAATTAACGACTAAAAAGCTAACTTTTTTTAATCTTGGTTATTGACTATGGTAATTATATTCTTTAAAATTTTTATTAGCACTCATTTGAGTGCGCACTCATTTCAGGAGGAAGCTTAACATGCCTAAAACACCGCCTGGATTCAAGCGTTTAAATGCTGATATACCAGAAGAATTATTTAAGGAATTTGCAAAGAGATGTATTGAAGAAGGTGTGAGCAAAAAAAATTTTCTTGTTCAACTTTTGGAAAAAGAACTCTTTAAAGATTCAAAGAAGTAAAAGAAAGCAAAATAAAAGGGCACTTCCTGTGCAAAGGAAGCACCCCCATGTAAAAAACTTATAAGGATTTTTATTATAACATGGGTTGCCCTCAAAAAACAGGAAGGTCTTATGATGGATCAAACCAAAAAATTGTTAATGGGAATTGAACATATTTTGAGTGTAGCTTCTGATTTAGTACAAGAAGTAGATCGTCTTAAACGTGTTGAAGAAGAATGTCAGATGCTTAAAGAAAAACTTTTTTTGAAACAACTTACGTCATCTGAACAAGACGTTTTTGCTCTTGCACTTGATGGCTATTCCATTACAGAAATGCAAGATATTTTATTTAAAGAAGAGAGCACAATTAAGAATCAGAGACACAGCATTCTACAAAAATTAAACGTTTCTTCGATGAAAGAAGCGATCGATTTTTATAAAAAAACTACCCAGACTTCTTCTCAAAACTTCACGAATTATCATCAAGAAATCTTTCAAAAACTCGTTAAAACTTCATAAAAGTTGAGGGGACTTAAAGGGGACAGTAGCTCAACATGTACAAAAAAGTGCCAAAATTGATGTCAACACCAGGTCAACATTAGGCGTTTTTCTCCTCTTTAGGTCAACAGCAGTTCGACAGACTGGAAGTTTTCGTGGGATCACTTTTTTTGAGGTGAAAACGTTGTTTTGCTGGGCTTTGCCCAGCATATCACAGCGATGTGATATCAAAAACCCCTTATGCTCTTCTCTACTCGTACTGGAAATTCTGCAATTTGATAGAAAAGGAATGATTTCATGGATATCTTTTTACGAAATATTGATCCGGTTGCTATGCAAAAAGTTGATGAACTAGCGAAAGAAAATGGGATGTCTCGCCAACAATTTTTGAAAGAACAATTCGAAGTATTAGCTTTTTTTGATGAGCAAGTAGCAAGAGAAAAAAGATTAGAAGCTATCATTGATCAGAACATTGAATTGATGAAGGAATGTGCGATAACAATCGAAAAGATGAACAACATTCTATATGAACTGATGGGAGATGTGGAGGAGTAATGGAAACACAACGACGTATGATTACACTAGATAAAGAAACGGATCAATACATCCAAGATTATATGGCTGAACATAAACTTCGTTTCCCAGGAGAAGCGATTATGGATATTTGTAAAAAGTATCGAGAAGAAAAAAAGAAAGAATGGTCGTTAGATTACATTACGGAAACTGTTAGTGAAAATCTTCATGATGTATTAAAAAGTGAACTTAAAAAGATTCGATTAGGAACAAATAGTGCAGATAAAAACACACAAATTCTTATCGAGTTTATGAATG contains:
- a CDS encoding spore coat protein — its product is MNYYPYDDGRNHQQLAWHETLELHELAAFQTNSLIQFKKAVRKIQDRELKNLYLEAIEGIQGNLNELLSFYEYGPYPEEHHVVRNDESAFFSGSLLGFTKTSVRSYATAITETATPSLHEIFNHHLQKAINLHYKVFTYMYRKGYYLAYDLTNLRMNDVKNAKKALNMPY
- a CDS encoding response regulator transcription factor → MDQTKKLLMGIEHILSVASDLVQEVDRLKRVEEECQMLKEKLFLKQLTSSEQDVFALALDGYSITEMQDILFKEESTIKNQRHSILQKLNVSSMKEAIDFYKKTTQTSSQNFTNYHQEIFQKLVKTS
- a CDS encoding YjcZ family sporulation protein, which encodes MSKDATCGFGSSFALVVVLFILLIIIGCCSYGGGYGSRHGYC